The proteins below are encoded in one region of Ferroplasma acidiphilum:
- a CDS encoding IS110 family RNA-guided transposase, with amino-acid sequence MERESVNWSGGYMIYVGIDIAKKKFDYCIINSEMNLIKRGILINNNYGFSEFLKIIKNYRNIKIGMESTSIYHVNLYNYLIENSRSAIILNSLETKLLKSSRIRKNKTDKIDAEAIAKYIIIRKNNIITMDKNTENTYTNLKEYVYTYIRINRKITMAKNQLIVDMDLLYPGLTAVANVNSKYFMEIISNIDQIIENNYKIKYISDSKHSEIRNILINSNTNNAVKYDIDINIETLELLNKQLMKTKNIIEDEYNSMDSKIKTIPGIGTITGSIILSSIGDINRFDSIIKLRAYSGMDPVVKQSGDYNITSKISKRGNPLIRYALYLSTVSAIRFNPVIKRYYTRKKNDGMKGNKLLIACSNKLLNIIYSVLKNNKDFEDPLNNIN; translated from the coding sequence ATGGAAAGGGAGAGTGTGAACTGGTCTGGAGGTTATATGATATATGTTGGAATAGATATAGCTAAAAAGAAGTTTGATTATTGCATTATAAACAGTGAAATGAATTTAATAAAAAGGGGAATACTGATAAACAATAACTATGGCTTCAGTGAATTTCTAAAGATAATAAAGAATTATAGAAATATAAAAATAGGAATGGAATCAACAAGTATATACCATGTGAATTTATACAATTATTTAATAGAAAACAGTCGCAGTGCAATAATATTAAACTCTCTGGAGACAAAATTATTGAAGAGTTCAAGGATAAGGAAGAATAAGACAGATAAAATAGATGCAGAAGCAATAGCAAAATATATTATCATACGTAAAAACAATATAATTACCATGGATAAAAATACTGAGAATACTTACACAAATCTTAAGGAATACGTATACACATACATAAGAATAAACAGGAAAATAACAATGGCAAAGAACCAGTTAATAGTAGATATGGATCTATTATACCCCGGATTAACCGCGGTGGCCAATGTTAATTCCAAATATTTCATGGAAATAATAAGCAACATAGATCAAATCATTGAAAATAATTATAAAATAAAATATATCAGTGACAGTAAACACAGTGAAATAAGAAATATCTTAATAAACAGCAATACTAATAATGCAGTCAAATACGACATAGATATAAACATTGAAACACTGGAATTATTGAACAAGCAGTTAATGAAAACAAAAAATATCATAGAAGATGAGTATAATAGTATGGATTCCAAAATAAAGACAATTCCAGGAATAGGGACTATAACAGGTTCTATAATATTGTCATCTATAGGAGACATAAACAGGTTTGATTCTATTATAAAGCTAAGGGCCTATTCAGGTATGGATCCAGTGGTTAAACAATCTGGGGATTATAATATTACATCAAAAATATCAAAAAGGGGAAACCCGTTAATAAGGTATGCACTGTATTTATCAACTGTATCTGCTATTAGATTTAATCCAGTAATTAAAAGATATTACACAAGGAAGAAGAATGATGGCATGAAAGGAAATAAGCTATTAATTGCGTGTTCCAACAAATTACTGAATATCATATACTCCGTATTGAAGAATAATAAGGATTTTGAAGATCCTCTGAATAATATAAATTAA
- a CDS encoding type II toxin-antitoxin system HicB family antitoxin, with product MKYTVVLEKDENGIYVATVPALPGCISEGKTIEEALINIKDAIQGYIEGLIADKEWIPKDIELIEKVEVNA from the coding sequence ATGAAATATACTGTAGTTCTTGAAAAAGATGAAAACGGTATATATGTTGCCACAGTTCCGGCATTACCTGGATGTATATCTGAAGGGAAAACAATAGAAGAAGCTTTGATAAATATTAAAGATGCCATTCAGGGTTATATAGAAGGTCTTATAGCTGATAAAGAGTGGATACCAAAAGATATTGAATTAATTGAAAAAGTTGAGGTTAATGCCTGA
- a CDS encoding type II toxin-antitoxin system CcdA family antitoxin translates to MSKMVSIRIDEDTLSEAKKLNINISKVLRELLKKEIEKRENIERLESLSKIQEILKNVDKKQLLEDLRRDRDERKY, encoded by the coding sequence ATGTCAAAGATGGTAAGTATAAGAATAGATGAAGATACATTATCAGAGGCAAAGAAGTTAAATATCAACATATCAAAGGTTCTGAGAGAATTATTAAAAAAAGAGATTGAAAAAAGGGAAAATATAGAAAGGCTAGAAAGCCTGTCAAAGATACAGGAAATATTAAAAAATGTTGATAAAAAACAATTGCTTGAAGATTTAAGGAGGGATAGGGATGAAAGGAAATATTGA
- a CDS encoding type II toxin-antitoxin system VapC family toxin gives MKGNIDYTFVVDTSSLFNLFFIDSKNIVLEIMHKSFILDLTFYELGSVFVKGNDNHIKNLNKTEITELINNIEKLISGINVIRIQPEHISGIMHISFSTGLTFYDSSYVFYSKNLNLPLLTDDKEINSKAKKLGINVMKVDDL, from the coding sequence ATGAAAGGAAATATTGATTATACTTTCGTTGTTGACACAAGTTCGTTATTTAACTTATTCTTTATCGATTCGAAGAATATAGTACTTGAGATTATGCACAAATCATTTATTCTAGACCTAACCTTTTATGAACTTGGCAGTGTTTTTGTTAAAGGTAATGATAATCATATAAAAAATCTAAATAAAACAGAAATTACAGAACTAATAAACAATATAGAGAAATTAATTTCAGGTATAAATGTTATAAGAATACAACCAGAACATATTTCTGGAATAATGCATATTTCATTCTCTACAGGTTTAACGTTTTATGATTCATCCTATGTATTTTATAGCAAAAATTTGAATTTACCCTTATTAACAGATGATAAAGAAATAAATTCAAAAGCTAAAAAATTAGGAATAAATGTAATGAAAGTAGACGATTTATAA